In one window of Paraflavitalea soli DNA:
- the ilvD gene encoding dihydroxy-acid dehydratase, with amino-acid sequence MKELNKYSKTITQDVTQPAAQAMLYGIGLTDEDLKKAQVGIVSMGYDGNTCNMHLNDLAKVVKQGVWDNDLVGLIFNTIGVSDGISNGTEGMRYSLVSRDIIADSIEAVCGAQYYDGVIALPGCDKNMPGSLIAMGRLNRPAIMVYGGTIAPGHYKGQDLNIVSSFEALGQKIAGNLSEEDFKGIVRHSCPGAGACGGMYTANTMASAIEALGMSLPYSSSNPALSEDKQKECIEAGKAIRLLLEKDIKPKDIMTRKAFENAITVIMILGGSTNAVLHLIAMAKSVDVPLTQDDFQAISNKIPVLADFKPSGKYLMQDLHQYGGVPAVMKYLLKKGLLHGDCLTVTGKTLAENLAEAPDLDFDQQKIILPLETPIKQTGHLQILYGNLAEKGSVAKISGKEGERFEGPARVFDGEFELIKGINTGKIKAGDVVVIRHVGPKGAPGMPEMLKPTSAIIGAGLGKSIALITDGRFSGGTHGFVVGHITPEAFEGGLIALVQDEDIIELDATKNTIVLKVPDNIIAERRAKWAQPALKVTKGLLFKYAKSVKDASEGCVTDEN; translated from the coding sequence GACCTGGCCAAAGTAGTAAAGCAAGGCGTATGGGACAATGACCTGGTGGGACTGATCTTTAATACCATTGGTGTGAGCGATGGCATCAGCAACGGAACAGAAGGTATGCGTTACTCCCTCGTGAGCCGCGATATTATAGCCGACTCTATTGAAGCCGTATGCGGCGCTCAGTATTATGATGGCGTGATTGCCTTACCCGGTTGCGATAAGAACATGCCCGGATCACTGATTGCCATGGGCAGGTTGAACCGCCCGGCCATCATGGTCTACGGTGGCACCATCGCTCCCGGTCATTACAAAGGACAAGACCTGAATATCGTTTCTTCTTTCGAAGCATTGGGACAAAAGATAGCAGGCAATCTTTCCGAAGAAGATTTCAAGGGTATCGTACGCCATTCCTGCCCCGGTGCAGGCGCCTGTGGTGGTATGTATACCGCCAATACCATGGCTTCTGCTATTGAAGCATTGGGTATGAGCCTGCCTTACTCTTCTTCCAATCCTGCCCTGAGCGAAGACAAGCAGAAAGAATGTATAGAAGCAGGTAAAGCCATCCGACTCCTGCTGGAAAAAGACATCAAGCCCAAAGACATCATGACACGTAAGGCATTTGAAAATGCCATCACCGTCATCATGATCCTCGGAGGCAGCACCAACGCCGTGTTGCACCTCATCGCCATGGCCAAGAGCGTGGATGTGCCCCTTACACAGGATGATTTCCAGGCCATCAGCAATAAGATACCCGTATTGGCCGACTTTAAGCCCAGTGGTAAATACCTCATGCAGGACCTGCACCAGTATGGTGGTGTACCTGCTGTCATGAAATATTTGTTGAAGAAAGGACTCCTCCATGGTGATTGCCTTACCGTAACCGGTAAAACACTGGCAGAGAACCTGGCCGAAGCACCTGATCTCGATTTCGATCAGCAGAAAATAATCCTTCCCCTCGAAACACCGATCAAGCAAACAGGCCACTTGCAAATACTCTACGGCAACCTGGCCGAAAAGGGTAGTGTAGCCAAGATCAGCGGTAAAGAAGGCGAGCGCTTTGAAGGTCCCGCCCGTGTATTCGATGGCGAGTTTGAGCTCATCAAGGGTATCAACACCGGTAAGATCAAAGCTGGCGATGTAGTGGTGATCCGTCACGTAGGCCCTAAAGGAGCACCCGGTATGCCCGAAATGTTGAAACCAACTTCCGCCATTATCGGTGCTGGTCTGGGTAAAAGCATTGCCCTCATCACCGATGGACGCTTTAGCGGCGGTACCCATGGATTTGTGGTAGGCCATATTACCCCCGAAGCATTTGAAGGTGGATTGATCGCACTGGTACAGGACGAAGATATTATTGAACTCGATGCTACCAAAAATACCATCGTGCTCAAAGTGCCTGATAACATTATCGCTGAGCGCAGGGCTAAGTGGGCACAACCCGCCCTCAAGGTCACCAAAGGCCTCCTGTTCAAATATGCCAAAAGCGTAAAGGATGCCTCTGAAGGTTGCGTGACCGACGAAAACTAA
- the ilvB gene encoding biosynthetic-type acetolactate synthase large subunit → MSSTIEMAPKKIQTKDKATSLSGSQAVLEAFLAEGVDTIFGYPGGAIMPIYDALYDYQERLNHILVRHEQGGIHAAQGYARTSGRTGVVFATSGPGATNLVTGLADAMIDSTPLVCITGQVFAHLLGTDAFQETDVINITTPVTKWNYQVTDATEIPSVLAKAFYIAKSGRPGPVLIDITKNAQIQKFDYEGYEKCNHIRSYRPKPIVRKEYVEQAAKMINEAERPFVIFGQGVILGKAETEFLKFIEKAGIPTAWTILGESAIPTDHPLAVGMLGMHGNYGPNVLTNECDVLIAIGMRFDDRVTGRLDKYARQAKVIHLDIDPAEIDKNVKSAVPVWGDCKETLPLLTELIAPKVYPQWLQKFREYQQQEEETCINPELNPTSDEMTMGEVIRTLNELTGGDAVIVTDVGQHQMVACRYAKFTQSKSNVTSGGLGTMGFALPAAVGAKFGAPSRTVVAIIGDGGFQMTLQELGTIMQFDVDVKILILNNQFLGMVRQWQQLFHDKRYSFVNITSPDFVQVAKGYRIEGNSISERDKLKAAVKTMLDHKGAYLLEVMVGKENNVFPMVPQGCSVAEIRLK, encoded by the coding sequence ATGAGCAGTACAATCGAAATGGCGCCCAAAAAGATCCAGACAAAAGACAAGGCTACCAGCCTTAGCGGTTCGCAGGCTGTACTGGAAGCCTTTCTGGCCGAAGGGGTAGATACCATCTTTGGTTATCCCGGTGGCGCCATCATGCCTATCTATGATGCCTTATACGATTACCAGGAACGACTGAACCATATACTCGTGCGCCATGAGCAGGGAGGCATCCATGCTGCCCAGGGTTATGCACGTACTTCTGGTCGCACAGGCGTAGTATTTGCCACCAGCGGTCCCGGCGCTACCAACCTCGTCACCGGTTTGGCAGATGCCATGATCGATAGTACCCCACTCGTTTGTATCACCGGACAGGTATTTGCTCACCTGTTGGGTACCGATGCCTTTCAGGAAACCGATGTGATCAATATTACCACCCCTGTTACCAAATGGAACTACCAGGTAACAGATGCTACCGAAATACCGTCTGTATTGGCCAAGGCCTTTTACATTGCCAAAAGCGGCAGGCCCGGCCCCGTATTGATCGATATTACCAAGAATGCACAGATACAGAAATTCGATTATGAAGGATATGAGAAATGCAACCATATCCGCAGCTATCGTCCCAAGCCCATCGTGCGCAAGGAATATGTAGAGCAGGCTGCTAAAATGATCAATGAAGCAGAGCGACCCTTTGTGATCTTTGGTCAGGGTGTTATACTTGGCAAAGCCGAAACCGAATTCCTGAAATTCATTGAGAAAGCCGGTATCCCTACTGCCTGGACCATCCTGGGCGAAAGCGCTATTCCAACCGACCACCCACTGGCCGTTGGTATGCTGGGTATGCACGGTAACTATGGCCCCAATGTATTGACCAACGAGTGCGATGTCCTCATTGCCATCGGTATGCGGTTCGATGACCGTGTTACCGGAAGGCTCGACAAATACGCCCGCCAGGCCAAAGTGATCCACCTCGATATTGACCCCGCCGAGATTGATAAGAATGTAAAATCTGCCGTACCTGTATGGGGTGATTGCAAAGAAACATTGCCCCTGCTTACCGAATTGATAGCGCCAAAAGTATATCCCCAATGGCTGCAGAAATTCCGGGAGTATCAGCAACAGGAAGAAGAGACCTGTATCAATCCCGAACTCAATCCCACTTCCGATGAAATGACCATGGGAGAGGTGATCAGGACCTTAAATGAGCTCACAGGTGGCGATGCTGTCATTGTTACCGACGTAGGTCAGCACCAGATGGTAGCCTGCCGCTATGCGAAGTTCACACAGTCTAAGAGCAATGTGACCTCCGGTGGATTGGGTACCATGGGTTTTGCCTTACCCGCAGCCGTGGGTGCCAAGTTTGGCGCTCCCAGCCGTACCGTAGTAGCCATCATTGGCGATGGTGGTTTCCAGATGACCCTGCAGGAACTGGGTACCATTATGCAGTTTGATGTGGATGTAAAAATATTGATCCTCAACAACCAGTTCCTCGGTATGGTGCGCCAGTGGCAGCAGCTTTTCCACGACAAGCGTTATTCCTTTGTCAACATCACCAGTCCCGATTTTGTACAGGTGGCCAAAGGGTATCGTATTGAAGGCAACAGCATCTCCGAACGAGATAAGTTGAAAGCTGCTGTAAAGACCATGCTGGACCATAAGGGCGCTTACCTGCTCGAAGTGATGGTAGGAAAGGAAAACAACGTATTCCCCATGGTGCCACAGGGCTGCAGCGTTGCAGAGATCAGACTTAAATAA
- the ilvN gene encoding acetolactate synthase small subunit, with protein MSKQEFTVTVYTENQIGLLNRIAIIFSRRKINIESLNTSPSEVEGIHRFTIVINEVEEVVKKLARQIEKQVEVLKAYYNTNEEIVWQELAMYKVPTDEIAEKVKVERLLREYGARAVVIRKDYTIFETTGQREETDKLISVLEPYGLIEFVRSARVAIIKASSGFHEKLKEFEQTEPGEEVIENEFLDKQDEVFTM; from the coding sequence ATGTCAAAGCAGGAATTCACAGTAACCGTTTATACAGAGAACCAGATCGGTTTACTGAACCGTATTGCCATTATTTTCTCCCGTCGTAAGATCAATATCGAAAGCCTCAATACCTCACCCAGTGAAGTGGAAGGCATTCACCGTTTTACCATCGTGATCAATGAAGTGGAAGAAGTAGTGAAAAAGCTGGCCCGCCAGATCGAAAAGCAGGTAGAAGTATTAAAAGCTTACTACAATACCAATGAGGAGATCGTGTGGCAGGAACTGGCCATGTATAAAGTGCCTACTGATGAAATTGCCGAAAAGGTAAAAGTGGAAAGGTTATTGCGTGAATACGGCGCCCGTGCTGTAGTGATCCGTAAGGACTATACAATTTTTGAGACTACCGGTCAGCGAGAGGAAACTGATAAGCTCATTTCCGTACTGGAGCCTTATGGCCTCATTGAGTTTGTACGCAGTGCACGTGTGGCCATCATCAAAGCCAGCAGTGGTTTCCATGAGAAGCTCAAGGAGTTTGAACAAACAGAGCCCGGCGAAGAAGTAATAGAAAATGAATTCCTGGATAAGCAGGATGAAGTGTTCACCATGTAA
- the ilvC gene encoding ketol-acid reductoisomerase, with protein sequence MAKLNFGGVEENVVTREEFPLAKAQAVLKNEVVAVIGYGVQGPGQALNQKDNGINVIVGQRKNSKTWDKAVRDGFVPGETLFEIEEALQRGTVICYLLSDAAQIALWPTVQKHLTPGKALYFSHGFGITFNEQTGIVPPKDVDVFLVAPKGSGTSLRRMFLQGRGLNSSYAIFQDATGKAKERVIALGIAVGSGYLFETDFRKEVYSDLTGERGTLMGAIQGIFAAQYEVLRKKGHTPSEAFNETVEELTQSLMPLVAENGMDWMYANCSTTAQRGALDWWKKFRDATLPVFTELYESVATGKESQRSIDSNSQPDYREKLEVELKELRDSEMWQAGKTVRSLRPENQAAPAKKAAEVAN encoded by the coding sequence ATGGCAAAGTTAAATTTCGGCGGTGTGGAAGAAAACGTAGTAACCCGTGAAGAGTTCCCACTGGCCAAAGCGCAAGCTGTATTGAAAAATGAAGTAGTGGCAGTAATTGGCTATGGCGTACAAGGCCCCGGTCAGGCACTGAACCAAAAAGATAATGGTATCAACGTGATCGTTGGACAACGTAAGAATTCCAAAACCTGGGATAAAGCCGTACGCGATGGATTTGTACCTGGTGAAACACTGTTCGAAATAGAAGAAGCTTTGCAACGCGGTACTGTTATTTGCTACCTGCTCAGCGATGCTGCCCAGATTGCGCTGTGGCCTACTGTGCAAAAGCACCTGACACCCGGCAAAGCCCTTTACTTCTCTCATGGTTTTGGTATCACCTTCAATGAGCAAACAGGTATCGTTCCTCCCAAGGATGTAGACGTATTCCTCGTAGCTCCCAAAGGTTCCGGTACTTCCCTGCGCCGTATGTTCCTGCAAGGTCGTGGTCTCAACAGTAGCTACGCCATTTTCCAGGATGCAACCGGTAAAGCAAAAGAAAGAGTAATTGCCCTCGGTATTGCCGTAGGTAGCGGTTACCTGTTTGAAACTGATTTCAGGAAAGAAGTATATTCTGACCTTACCGGCGAAAGAGGTACACTCATGGGTGCTATCCAGGGTATCTTCGCTGCCCAATATGAAGTATTGCGCAAAAAAGGACATACCCCTTCCGAAGCATTCAACGAAACCGTTGAAGAGCTTACACAATCCCTCATGCCCCTGGTAGCCGAGAATGGTATGGATTGGATGTATGCCAACTGCTCTACTACCGCACAACGTGGTGCACTCGACTGGTGGAAGAAATTCCGTGATGCTACTTTACCTGTATTCACTGAATTGTATGAAAGCGTAGCGACCGGCAAAGAAAGCCAACGCTCTATCGATTCCAACAGCCAGCCCGACTACCGCGAAAAACTGGAAGTTGAACTGAAAGAACTCCGCGACAGCGAAATGTGGCAAGCTGGTAAAACAGTAAGAAGCCTCCGTCCTGAAAATCAGGCAGCTCCAGCTAAAAAAGCAGCTGAAGTAGCGAATTAA